Proteins encoded by one window of Actinomycetota bacterium:
- a CDS encoding thioredoxin domain-containing protein, translating to MPNRLAEETSPYLLQHADNPVDWYPWGEEALERARREGKPILLSIGYAACHWCHVMERESFEDRSTADLMNDNFVSIKVDREERPDLDAIYMDAVQALTGHGGWPLTAFLTPDGKPFYAGTYFPDEDRHGMPAFRKVLTAIADTWTNRRDEIEEQSGRVVDAIARASSIGQSPETLTDELLSSASRALRSAFDAQWGGFGGAPKFPQPMALDFLLRRHLRGDPDALDIVRITLDRMAAGGIHDQLGGGFHRYSTDARWLVPHFEKMLYDNALLARVYVRAWLVTGEDRYRRIASSTVDYLLREMQHPDGGFFSSQDADSEGVEGKFFVWSWDELVAIGGEAVATAFGATPSGNWEGTNVLWFPRPVEAVAQELEIEPAELKRDVELARGALLEIRDRRVRPGTDDKVLAAWNGLAISALAEAGRAFGEPRFVDAAVRAADFVLENMRDQDGRLLRSWRDGRRGRPGYADDHALMAEACLTLYETTFDLRFFEEARSLAEQLIRLFHDAERGGFFQTGSDAEDLVIRPKELYDNAVPSGNSVAADVLQRLTHLTGEPEYERAGLSALRLVRDGIAGAPLGFGHALGALDLYLDTVREVAVIGDPGSSETRSLAAEVTSRRYVPNHVLAVADARDDRSREAVALLLERPQIDGRPTAYVCERFTCKLPVTEPEELAAQL from the coding sequence GTGCCGAATCGGCTGGCCGAAGAGACGAGTCCCTACCTCCTTCAACACGCCGACAACCCCGTGGATTGGTACCCGTGGGGAGAGGAGGCGCTCGAGCGGGCCAGGCGCGAAGGCAAGCCGATCCTGCTGTCGATCGGCTATGCGGCGTGCCACTGGTGCCACGTGATGGAGCGCGAGTCCTTCGAGGACCGCTCAACGGCCGACCTCATGAACGACAACTTCGTCTCCATCAAGGTCGACCGCGAAGAGCGCCCCGATCTCGACGCGATCTACATGGATGCCGTTCAGGCGTTGACGGGCCACGGCGGGTGGCCGCTGACGGCATTCCTGACACCCGATGGCAAACCCTTCTATGCGGGCACGTACTTCCCCGATGAGGACCGGCACGGCATGCCGGCGTTCCGCAAGGTGCTGACCGCCATCGCCGATACGTGGACGAACCGGCGCGACGAGATCGAGGAGCAGAGCGGCCGAGTGGTGGACGCCATCGCACGGGCGTCGAGTATCGGCCAGTCACCAGAGACGCTGACCGACGAGCTCCTCTCGAGTGCATCCCGAGCGCTCCGGTCAGCGTTCGACGCACAGTGGGGCGGGTTCGGCGGCGCCCCGAAGTTCCCGCAGCCGATGGCCCTCGACTTCCTGCTCCGCCGTCACCTGCGCGGCGATCCGGACGCCCTCGACATCGTGCGGATCACCCTCGATCGCATGGCCGCCGGAGGGATCCACGATCAGCTCGGCGGCGGGTTCCACCGCTACTCGACCGATGCCAGGTGGCTCGTCCCCCACTTCGAGAAGATGCTGTACGACAACGCGCTCCTTGCCCGCGTGTACGTGCGCGCCTGGCTCGTCACTGGAGAGGATCGCTACCGCCGGATCGCCTCGTCCACCGTCGACTACCTGCTGCGCGAGATGCAACATCCCGACGGCGGGTTCTTCTCGTCCCAGGACGCCGACAGCGAGGGCGTGGAGGGCAAGTTCTTCGTCTGGTCGTGGGACGAGCTCGTCGCGATCGGCGGCGAGGCCGTGGCCACGGCGTTCGGCGCGACGCCGAGCGGCAACTGGGAGGGCACGAACGTCCTGTGGTTCCCGCGGCCCGTCGAGGCAGTCGCGCAGGAGCTCGAGATCGAGCCGGCCGAGTTGAAGCGGGACGTGGAACTGGCGCGCGGAGCACTGCTGGAGATCCGTGACCGGCGCGTTCGGCCGGGAACCGACGACAAGGTGCTGGCGGCGTGGAACGGGCTGGCCATCTCGGCGCTTGCCGAGGCGGGGCGAGCGTTCGGAGAGCCCCGGTTCGTCGACGCCGCGGTTCGCGCGGCCGACTTCGTCCTCGAGAACATGCGCGACCAGGACGGACGGCTGCTCCGCTCGTGGCGGGACGGTCGACGCGGACGCCCCGGATACGCGGACGACCACGCGCTGATGGCCGAGGCGTGTCTCACCCTGTACGAGACGACGTTCGACCTCCGCTTCTTCGAGGAGGCGCGCTCGCTCGCCGAGCAGCTCATCCGGCTGTTCCACGACGCCGAGCGCGGCGGCTTCTTCCAGACGGGCTCGGACGCCGAGGATCTGGTGATCCGGCCGAAGGAGCTGTACGACAACGCCGTGCCCAGCGGGAACTCTGTCGCCGCCGACGTGCTCCAGCGCTTGACCCACTTGACGGGCGAACCCGAGTACGAGCGGGCCGGCTTGTCGGCGCTCCGGCTGGTCCGCGACGGGATTGCCGGAGCGCCGCTTGGCTTCGGACACGCGCTGGGCGCGCTCGACCTGTATCTGGACACGGTGCGCGAGGTCGCAGTGATCGGCGACCCCGGATCGTCGGAGACACGCTCGCTCGCGGCAGAGGTCACCTCGAGGCGGTACGTGCCGAATCACGTGCTGGCCGTGGCCGACGCGCGAGACGATCGCTCGCGCGAAGCGGTCGCACTCCTGCTCGAACGGCCCCAGATCGACGGCCGGCCGACGGCGTACGTCTGCGAGCGGTTCACCTGCAAGCTCCCGGTGACCGAGCCAGAGGAGCTCGCCGCGCAGCTGTAG
- a CDS encoding nucleoside phosphorylase, whose product MSLQYHVKLAPGDVAPYVLLPGDPGRVPIVASFWDEGREVARNREYVTYTGVYRGVPISCTSTGIGCPSTAIAIEELARVGATTFIRIGTCGTFQDDVANGDIAIFDSAARYDGTSRLYAPLGYPAVASHDVLRAAIDAAAGLGYRYHVGTTRSADTFYALHARPGSSFGDYWQSSWREHFDDLKRLNIVAAEMEASVILVLARIWGLRAGGAAVVLDNVLKVSGDEGGFEPQTQFEHGGDEIERLARLGSEIVRVLAERDG is encoded by the coding sequence GTGTCCCTCCAGTACCACGTGAAGCTGGCGCCGGGTGATGTAGCGCCGTACGTCCTGCTCCCAGGAGATCCGGGGCGCGTGCCGATCGTCGCCTCGTTCTGGGACGAGGGTCGCGAGGTGGCCAGGAACCGCGAGTACGTGACGTACACAGGCGTGTACCGAGGGGTACCGATCAGCTGCACGTCCACAGGGATCGGGTGCCCCTCGACGGCGATCGCCATCGAAGAGCTGGCGCGCGTCGGCGCGACGACGTTCATCAGGATCGGCACGTGCGGCACGTTCCAGGACGACGTGGCGAACGGCGACATCGCCATCTTCGACTCGGCCGCCCGGTACGACGGGACGTCGAGGCTGTACGCGCCGCTCGGCTACCCCGCCGTGGCCAGCCACGACGTACTGCGTGCGGCGATCGACGCGGCCGCTGGCCTCGGATACCGGTACCACGTCGGCACGACGCGTTCGGCCGACACGTTCTACGCGCTTCACGCGCGACCGGGGTCCTCGTTCGGCGACTACTGGCAGTCGTCATGGCGAGAGCACTTCGATGACCTCAAGCGGCTGAACATCGTCGCGGCCGAGATGGAAGCGAGCGTCATCCTCGTCCTGGCCCGGATCTGGGGCCTACGAGCGGGCGGCGCCGCGGTCGTCCTCGACAACGTGCTCAAGGTGAGCGGTGACGAGGGCGGGTTCGAACCACAGACGCAGTTCGAGCACGGGGGCGACGAGATCGAGCGCCTCGCGCGGCTCGGCTCGGAGATCGTTCGCGTTCTCGCCGAGCGAGATGGGTAG
- a CDS encoding nucleoside phosphorylase produces MGSPLTTQYHVKLAPGDVAPVVLLPGDPGRVPLIASLWDDAREVARNREYVTYTGVYRGVPISCTSTGIGAPSTAIALEELARVGATTFIRIGTAGSIQPHARIGDVAIFDSAARYDGASGLYAPHEYPAVAHQEVVAAGIRAATELDLRHHVGTTLSTDLFYAPQEGVAFGGYWQSGWREFYEDARRANVLAVEMEAGVIMVLTRIWGLRGGAVALVVDDVFETTNEQFVPEESFRTDADLVEQLARVGCETVRILAELDAS; encoded by the coding sequence ATGGGTAGTCCGCTGACGACCCAGTATCACGTCAAGCTCGCGCCGGGCGACGTCGCGCCGGTCGTACTCCTTCCCGGCGACCCCGGCCGGGTTCCGCTGATCGCGTCGCTGTGGGACGACGCCCGAGAGGTGGCCCGCAACCGCGAGTACGTGACCTATACCGGCGTGTATCGGGGCGTGCCGATCTCGTGCACCTCGACGGGCATCGGGGCACCGTCGACTGCGATCGCGCTGGAGGAGCTGGCTCGCGTCGGCGCCACGACGTTCATCCGTATCGGTACCGCGGGATCCATCCAGCCGCACGCGCGGATCGGCGACGTCGCCATCTTCGATTCGGCCGCACGATACGACGGTGCGTCGGGGCTGTACGCGCCGCACGAGTATCCGGCCGTCGCGCACCAGGAGGTCGTCGCCGCGGGGATCCGCGCCGCCACCGAGCTCGACCTTCGCCATCACGTCGGAACGACACTCTCGACGGACCTGTTCTACGCGCCACAAGAAGGAGTGGCCTTCGGCGGCTACTGGCAGTCCGGCTGGCGCGAGTTCTACGAGGACGCGCGTCGAGCGAACGTTCTGGCCGTCGAGATGGAGGCGGGCGTGATCATGGTGCTGACCCGCATCTGGGGCCTCCGCGGCGGAGCCGTCGCGCTCGTGGTCGATGACGTGTTCGAAACGACGAACGAGCAGTTCGTCCCGGAGGAGTCGTTCCGAACGGACGCCGACCTCGTGGAGCAACTCGCCCGGGTGGGGTGCGAGACCGTGCGGATCCTCGCGGAGCTCGATGCCTCTTGA
- a CDS encoding phosphodiester glycosidase family protein encodes MKPTIRRSVLLATALACLVALAASPSGEAGDRDLLQSLRPIVRTKKIAPGVLFTRIVERQVPRRTFVLKIDPSKAVTVDMALAKPRMPARRETSGIARAHDALAATNGDFSVRNVGRMVHAFAQDGDLVQTSGPGSAFFALRRDETDAFVGTPRMDVTVTNQTTGQTLRIDRWNHGGPTPGEIVAFSPLGGSLEAPPPFTCSVRLLPQTSPATDPGGVFVDHVVDEVGCPETAMPRSGGVVLSAAPATDEATQLLAMTPGASMRVRWALGWDDVFDVIGGLPVLLQDGQVAFDPCFTTFCNRNPRTAIGWTSNQRLLLVVIDGRQPRWSVGSTLRELADTMRKLGAVDALNLDGGGSSTMVVKGDVVNRPSEGQQRRVTTAVLVLPGADPGEQ; translated from the coding sequence GTGAAACCTACCATCCGACGTTCGGTGCTCCTGGCGACGGCCCTGGCCTGTCTGGTCGCGCTGGCCGCGTCCCCATCGGGCGAGGCCGGTGACCGAGACCTCCTTCAGTCGCTCCGTCCGATCGTCCGGACGAAGAAGATCGCCCCGGGAGTGCTGTTCACCCGGATCGTCGAACGGCAGGTCCCGCGCCGGACGTTCGTACTGAAGATCGATCCATCGAAGGCCGTCACGGTCGACATGGCGCTCGCCAAGCCCAGGATGCCCGCGCGGCGTGAGACGAGCGGGATCGCCAGGGCGCACGACGCGCTGGCCGCGACGAACGGTGACTTCAGCGTCCGCAACGTCGGCCGGATGGTTCACGCATTCGCGCAGGACGGCGATCTCGTGCAGACCTCCGGACCGGGCTCGGCGTTCTTCGCCCTTCGACGCGACGAGACGGACGCGTTCGTGGGAACGCCTCGAATGGACGTCACGGTGACGAACCAGACCACCGGACAGACATTGAGGATCGATCGGTGGAATCACGGGGGCCCGACGCCGGGCGAGATCGTGGCGTTCTCCCCGCTGGGTGGCTCGCTCGAGGCCCCGCCTCCGTTCACATGCTCGGTTCGCCTGCTGCCGCAGACGTCGCCAGCTACCGATCCGGGAGGCGTCTTCGTGGATCACGTCGTCGACGAGGTTGGGTGTCCGGAAACTGCGATGCCGCGAAGCGGCGGTGTGGTGCTCTCGGCGGCGCCCGCCACGGACGAGGCGACGCAGCTGCTCGCGATGACGCCGGGCGCGTCGATGCGAGTTCGATGGGCACTCGGGTGGGACGACGTGTTCGACGTCATCGGTGGACTGCCCGTGCTCCTTCAGGACGGACAGGTCGCCTTCGACCCGTGTTTTACCACGTTCTGCAATCGCAACCCCCGGACGGCAATCGGATGGACGTCCAACCAACGTCTCCTGCTGGTAGTGATCGACGGCCGGCAGCCGAGATGGTCGGTCGGCTCAACGCTTCGCGAGCTCGCGGATACCATGCGGAAGCTCGGCGCCGTCGACGCGCTGAACCTCGACGGCGGCGGCTCGAGCACGATGGTGGTCAAAGGCGACGTCGTGAACCGGCCGTCCGAAGGTCAACAGCGACGGGTCACGACTGCGGTGCTCGTGTTGCCCGGCGCGGATCCCGGCGAGCAGTAG
- a CDS encoding DUF1996 domain-containing protein yields the protein MKRVPWPTSAVDRSRRVGVIAAVVVGSLLLASLVTPPFEAEAAGGVGQFVVRCRYTHTLQDDPIVFPGQPGLSHSHDFFGNRSADAFSTVSELLSSRTTCRPSSDTAPYWAPTAFMNGKRIEPKAMRIYYLGNAGQHTETIPAGLKVIGGNRDAVSAGDNPHVQWYCGETREVRTPRRDAPYDCSPWSQYAFVDGIIAIVNLPNCWDGVGLELGSVAYEVGGVCPAGFPHVLPRLSQRIHYGVMNPTNADGSVGLTLSSGPYWSMHSDFWNTWQQERLDELVQTCLVEGIHCGGVDSSASLAWARQFGTSRYDLGYAATAGRGGPYVAGFTNYQLTQAYRRLSDAFVRAYDSDGKVRWTRLFGSTGIDQALAASAAGNRVYVSGFTDGRLPGETARGRDDAFVASFDSSGHLEWLTQFGTRADEQATAIAATPASGVYVAGWTDGVVRPGAGARGRDAWIAKLSPSGTRVWIRQFGSAGTDEIRALGLRGIHPVTAGWTDASLQGGSSVGDSDAFVRAYWSDGRVAWTQQFGTIGNDVATAVAGFKRRVFVGGSTSGTFPDQEASGGLDAFVQAMDSNGSPTWSDQFGTAADDDAAAIVAVRSGVYVVGSTLGALTTDPGLLGETDVFASRYMRKGGAPIWTMQLGTIDFDQAYGAAIDATSLYVTGTTHGTFEGQNYAGDRDAFLLRLRFT from the coding sequence GTGAAGCGTGTGCCCTGGCCCACCTCCGCGGTGGATCGCTCTCGACGCGTCGGCGTCATCGCTGCCGTCGTCGTTGGCAGCCTCCTGCTGGCATCCCTGGTGACGCCACCGTTCGAGGCCGAAGCGGCGGGGGGCGTTGGGCAGTTCGTCGTCCGTTGCAGGTACACACACACCCTGCAGGACGATCCGATCGTGTTCCCCGGCCAACCCGGCCTCTCACACTCGCACGATTTCTTCGGCAACAGGTCCGCCGACGCGTTTTCGACGGTCAGCGAGCTCCTGTCCAGCCGGACCACCTGCCGGCCGTCGAGCGACACCGCCCCCTACTGGGCACCAACGGCATTCATGAACGGCAAGCGGATCGAGCCGAAAGCCATGCGGATCTACTACCTGGGGAACGCGGGACAGCACACCGAGACGATTCCAGCCGGGTTGAAGGTCATCGGCGGGAACCGCGATGCCGTTTCGGCCGGTGACAATCCGCACGTCCAGTGGTACTGCGGGGAGACCCGTGAGGTGAGGACGCCCCGTCGCGACGCTCCCTATGACTGCTCGCCGTGGTCGCAGTACGCGTTCGTGGACGGGATCATCGCGATCGTCAATCTCCCCAACTGCTGGGACGGCGTCGGTCTCGAGTTGGGGAGCGTGGCGTATGAGGTCGGTGGAGTCTGCCCAGCGGGGTTCCCGCACGTCCTTCCTCGCCTCAGCCAACGCATCCACTACGGGGTCATGAACCCGACGAATGCGGACGGGTCGGTGGGGCTCACGCTCTCGAGCGGTCCCTACTGGTCCATGCACTCCGACTTCTGGAACACGTGGCAGCAGGAGCGCCTGGACGAGCTCGTCCAGACATGCTTGGTGGAAGGCATTCACTGTGGGGGGGTCGACTCGTCGGCCTCGCTGGCGTGGGCGCGTCAGTTCGGCACCAGCCGGTACGACCTCGGGTACGCGGCGACGGCCGGGCGCGGCGGTCCGTACGTCGCCGGGTTCACCAACTACCAACTCACTCAGGCCTACCGCCGCCTGTCGGACGCCTTCGTCCGCGCGTACGACAGTGATGGCAAGGTCCGTTGGACGCGACTGTTCGGGTCGACGGGGATCGACCAGGCCCTCGCCGCGAGCGCGGCCGGCAACCGGGTGTACGTGAGCGGCTTTACCGACGGACGCCTGCCGGGTGAGACCGCCCGCGGTCGTGACGACGCGTTCGTGGCGAGCTTCGATTCGTCCGGCCATCTCGAGTGGCTCACACAATTCGGAACGCGAGCCGACGAGCAGGCGACGGCGATCGCCGCTACACCCGCATCCGGTGTGTACGTGGCCGGCTGGACGGACGGAGTTGTCAGACCGGGAGCGGGGGCGAGGGGACGGGACGCGTGGATAGCCAAGCTTTCGCCTAGCGGCACCCGCGTGTGGATCCGCCAGTTCGGTAGCGCGGGGACGGACGAGATCCGCGCACTCGGCCTCCGCGGCATCCATCCGGTGACGGCCGGATGGACGGACGCATCGCTGCAGGGCGGCTCCTCGGTCGGGGACTCGGACGCCTTCGTCCGCGCGTATTGGTCAGACGGGCGAGTGGCATGGACGCAGCAGTTCGGGACGATCGGCAATGACGTCGCCACAGCGGTTGCAGGATTCAAGCGGCGGGTGTTCGTGGGCGGATCCACGAGCGGGACATTCCCGGACCAGGAGGCCTCGGGCGGTCTGGACGCGTTCGTTCAGGCGATGGATTCCAACGGCTCCCCGACGTGGAGCGACCAGTTCGGGACCGCGGCCGACGACGATGCCGCAGCGATCGTTGCTGTGCGAAGCGGCGTCTACGTCGTCGGATCGACGCTCGGAGCCCTGACGACGGACCCCGGCCTGCTCGGCGAGACTGACGTGTTCGCCAGCCGCTATATGCGGAAGGGAGGAGCTCCGATCTGGACCATGCAGCTCGGGACGATCGACTTCGACCAGGCGTACGGTGCGGCGATCGATGCCACGTCGCTGTACGTCACGGGCACCACGCATGGAACCTTCGAAGGTCAGAACTACGCGGGCGACCGGGACGCGTTCTTGCTCCGCCTACGGTTCACGTAG
- a CDS encoding calcium-binding protein, with product MFDRRYPTEGETRRRLASILVLSSAILLIMLVLAPPASAATCDNTPASDLDVTMAASEALTFTVGTSNEIRVNGNDTDSAPCDAAIVLDTGDITAIDIVGTNGNDSVTISQAGTASWPDAINFSFDGEGGTDTLTITGDTAADTIVFGSTAINLDATGSNDITVSDTETFVVNAGDGGDTVSGAGAGTPTTGSAFASAMTINGQAGGDNLTGGNGNDTINGGTDTSNDTMNGGAGTDTLTYAGVTSAVTVTLGTTTAQNTGGAGTDTISNFENLTGGSGADTLTGSTINNTISGGAGNDTVNGGAGNDSLSGGDGDDTLIGGAGNDTINGDAGTDTVSYTGSNAAVTVNLSLATAQNTVGAGTDTITNTENATGGNGNDTLTGTTGTNVLNGANGNDVLTGGDGNDTLTGGNGSDTAAYAGAAAAVTVDVSAGTASGQGSDTLSAVESATGSTHDDTLVGSSAANTLRGGGGNDNLSGADGDDTLGGGSGNDTANGGTGNDSVRLGAGDDASRGGGGNDALRGGSGNDALRGGAANDTLRGGAGNDRLRGGPGNDTCKDGPGRDSVAGCEN from the coding sequence ATGTTCGATCGACGGTATCCCACTGAAGGTGAAACGAGACGCCGACTGGCTTCGATCCTCGTTCTATCCTCCGCGATCCTGCTGATCATGCTGGTGTTGGCGCCGCCGGCCTCGGCCGCGACGTGCGACAACACCCCGGCCTCCGATCTCGACGTTACGATGGCGGCAAGCGAGGCACTTACCTTCACTGTTGGGACCAGCAATGAGATCCGGGTCAACGGGAACGACACCGACAGCGCTCCTTGTGACGCCGCAATCGTTCTCGACACGGGCGATATCACGGCGATCGACATTGTCGGGACGAATGGCAACGACTCAGTAACCATCAGCCAGGCGGGAACCGCGTCCTGGCCCGATGCGATCAACTTCTCGTTTGACGGTGAGGGCGGAACCGACACGCTCACGATAACCGGCGACACGGCAGCCGATACCATCGTCTTCGGCAGCACCGCGATCAATCTCGACGCCACGGGGAGCAATGACATCACCGTGAGCGACACCGAGACGTTCGTCGTGAATGCCGGTGACGGGGGTGACACGGTTTCAGGTGCAGGTGCAGGCACGCCGACCACGGGTAGCGCCTTCGCTTCGGCCATGACGATCAACGGCCAGGCGGGAGGCGACAACCTCACGGGTGGCAACGGCAACGACACCATCAACGGCGGCACCGACACCAGCAATGACACGATGAACGGCGGGGCCGGTACCGACACGCTGACATACGCCGGGGTCACGAGCGCCGTCACCGTTACCCTCGGTACGACAACCGCTCAGAACACCGGAGGAGCGGGGACGGACACGATCTCGAACTTCGAGAACCTCACCGGCGGCTCCGGGGCGGACACACTGACCGGTTCCACCATCAACAACACCATCAGCGGCGGTGCGGGCAACGACACGGTCAACGGCGGCGCCGGTAACGACAGCCTCTCGGGCGGGGATGGCGACGACACCCTGATCGGCGGTGCCGGGAACGACACGATCAACGGCGACGCAGGGACCGACACCGTGAGCTACACAGGCTCGAACGCCGCCGTCACCGTGAACCTCTCGCTCGCGACGGCCCAAAACACGGTTGGCGCGGGCACCGACACCATCACGAACACGGAGAACGCTACCGGTGGCAACGGGAACGACACCCTTACCGGCACGACGGGAACGAACGTCCTGAACGGGGCCAACGGCAACGATGTCCTTACCGGCGGCGACGGCAACGACACGCTCACCGGCGGGAACGGCTCGGACACCGCGGCGTATGCGGGAGCTGCCGCCGCGGTGACCGTCGACGTGTCAGCCGGAACCGCTTCGGGTCAGGGCTCCGACACGCTGTCCGCGGTTGAGAGCGCGACGGGGTCGACGCACGACGACACGCTTGTCGGGAGCAGCGCTGCCAACACGCTTCGTGGTGGAGGCGGTAACGACAACCTCTCAGGAGCCGACGGCGACGACACGCTCGGCGGCGGAAGCGGGAACGACACCGCCAATGGCGGCACGGGTAACGACTCCGTCAGACTCGGGGCCGGCGACGATGCCTCCCGTGGCGGCGGAGGGAACGATGCCCTCCGAGGAGGCAGTGGCAACGACGCCCTGCGGGGCGGAGCCGCGAACGACACCCTCCGTGGGGGCGCCGGCAACGATCGCCTCAGGGGCGGTCCGGGCAACGACACCTGCAAGGACGGCCCGGGGAGAGACTCGGTCGCCGGCTGCGAGAACTGA
- a CDS encoding sigma-70 family RNA polymerase sigma factor, which translates to MVIRLNDVRRGTGEYDSLDDRMLVLDFQAGNPEAFVEIHKRYGGLARHVCRRLLANQHDAEEALQETMIRVFQGLYRFNGRYKLQPWISRIATNVSLDMIRARARRPVHDDNAVDEHDHVDPADRPEEAFERLVQRDLVLSVLSDLPDTHRHALILRELEGRSHRDIGAAMGISSSQAKALIHRAKGSFRRRWMQKVAERGGLAGVAFLPLLWLVRVADTVRRVADRAGQTFQAAQTAVPEVVTSAATQSVVATTSSSGFGERVIAAGMTLLVAGGVTVGATAIAKHDRDADRQGARATASPAVVQPSPQPPKVIEPKPERERVIEKSTPKEALVPPLVIEAEEVVEPSPTVSPPVTSETPSPVPTESPSPEPTQEPSPDPVPTVPPPPAWSFDTVGLGAGQFERTSSKVTGRAGQQVVFSETAVAPRSDSGGSRTEWVHVEYWGSMIDSSGMTGLWLWVDAPDGTYRFDGRGFLTSVSGAKGEGVTYEFSGSYALAEQQDSSVDPATTDTLPLHGGTFVLRLRFWLDGTSLYSVGMKLSEA; encoded by the coding sequence TTGGTCATTCGGCTCAACGACGTTCGCCGCGGCACAGGGGAGTACGACTCCCTAGACGACCGCATGCTCGTCCTGGACTTCCAGGCCGGTAACCCCGAGGCGTTCGTCGAGATCCACAAGCGCTATGGCGGGCTCGCTCGTCACGTTTGCCGACGCCTGCTGGCGAATCAGCACGACGCGGAGGAAGCCCTCCAGGAGACGATGATCCGCGTCTTCCAGGGCCTCTACCGGTTCAACGGTCGGTACAAGCTCCAGCCATGGATCTCCCGGATTGCGACCAACGTCTCGCTGGACATGATCCGCGCGAGAGCCCGGCGTCCGGTGCACGACGACAATGCCGTCGACGAGCACGATCACGTCGACCCGGCGGACCGGCCCGAGGAGGCCTTCGAGCGCTTGGTGCAGCGCGACCTGGTGCTCTCGGTGCTTTCCGATCTCCCCGACACGCACCGACACGCGCTGATCCTTCGCGAGCTCGAGGGCCGCTCCCATCGCGACATTGGTGCCGCCATGGGGATCAGCTCTTCGCAGGCGAAGGCGTTGATCCACCGGGCGAAGGGGAGCTTCCGAAGGCGGTGGATGCAGAAGGTGGCCGAGCGCGGCGGTCTCGCAGGCGTGGCCTTCCTCCCGCTGCTCTGGCTTGTGCGAGTGGCCGACACGGTCCGACGCGTGGCGGATCGCGCGGGACAGACCTTCCAGGCCGCGCAAACGGCGGTGCCAGAGGTGGTCACGTCCGCCGCGACCCAAAGCGTCGTTGCCACGACGAGCAGCAGTGGGTTCGGCGAGCGGGTGATCGCGGCCGGGATGACCCTGCTCGTAGCCGGAGGTGTGACGGTCGGGGCCACCGCCATCGCCAAGCACGATAGAGATGCCGATCGCCAGGGCGCCCGGGCCACGGCGTCGCCTGCTGTGGTTCAGCCGTCGCCACAGCCACCCAAGGTGATCGAGCCGAAGCCCGAGCGAGAGCGAGTGATCGAGAAGTCCACGCCAAAGGAAGCCCTGGTCCCGCCGTTGGTGATCGAGGCGGAGGAGGTGGTCGAGCCCAGCCCGACGGTTTCACCGCCGGTTACTTCCGAGACGCCTTCGCCGGTACCGACGGAGTCGCCGTCGCCGGAGCCGACGCAGGAACCATCTCCCGACCCCGTCCCAACGGTCCCGCCGCCGCCGGCCTGGAGCTTTGACACTGTCGGACTCGGAGCCGGCCAATTCGAGCGGACCTCGTCGAAGGTCACCGGCAGAGCGGGACAGCAGGTGGTCTTCTCGGAGACCGCCGTCGCGCCGCGATCGGATAGCGGCGGTTCACGGACGGAATGGGTGCATGTGGAGTACTGGGGCTCGATGATCGACTCGTCCGGCATGACGGGGCTGTGGCTATGGGTGGACGCGCCAGACGGCACCTATCGCTTCGACGGGAGGGGATTCCTTACCTCCGTAAGCGGCGCCAAGGGCGAGGGGGTCACGTATGAGTTCTCGGGGAGCTATGCACTGGCGGAACAACAAGATTCCTCAGTCGACCCCGCGACCACGGATACTCTTCCGCTCCACGGGGGAACGTTCGTACTGCGACTTCGGTTCTGGCTCGACGGAACGTCGTTGTACTCAGTAGGCATGAAGCTGTCGGAGGCCTGA